Within Candidatus Francisella endociliophora, the genomic segment ATTTAGTTAAGTAATATTTTTTGTTATTTCATTAGCTAAATCTGCAGATTGTCTTTCATCTCCAAGAGTCCCTATACGGATTTTTATCTCAGTAGAGCGATTCTTGATACTGCTTAGATTTATTGAAATATTTTGACCGCCATATGATGCTTTAACTTCAGCTGTATTATCAGCATATGACTGGCTAAGAAGTTTGTATTTGCTATCCATTTGGATAGCCTTAATAGTAGCATTATATACTGATCTTAAATCCTTAGGAACCTCTATAATATAGTTGCCATTTACGTAATACACAGCACCGCCAGCTACAGCAGCAGTACCAATTAGAATAGCAGCAACGACACAGCTATTTAAGGAAATAGCAATAAAAATAGATAGAAGAATCAAACGAATTTTTTTATACATATTTAAGAGTCTTTATGTACATTTGCTTGAATTTGATCCATTAGTGTAGAAGAAAGAGCCTGATCGCCAAAAGTACCAAACTTAATTGTTATTTTCGTTGCATCTTTTGTAAGGTAAGTGATATTTACACTAAAGCTTGTACTGTCAACTTTTGTAGCTCCTTCAACAGAGGCTTTTTGATTATCTTTATCTAAATCTTTAGATACCAAAACAAAATCATTGTTATCATTAACGGCTTTTAATGTTGCTTTATATACTTCT encodes:
- a CDS encoding DUF3568 family protein — its product is MYKKIRLILLSIFIAISLNSCVVAAILIGTAAVAGGAVYYVNGNYIIEVPKDLRSVYNATIKAIQMDSKYKLLSQSYADNTAEVKASYGGQNISINLSSIKNRSTEIKIRIGTLGDERQSADLANEITKNIT
- a CDS encoding DUF3568 domain-containing protein; the encoded protein is MSFIRKFLLGAFTCSCLLGLNSCIVAALAVGGGTVAYIDGNYSMNIEGSYKEVYKATLKAVNDNNDFVLVSKDLDKDNQKASVEGATKVDSTSFSVNITYLTKDATKITIKFGTFGDQALSSTLMDQIQANVHKDS